Proteins encoded within one genomic window of Bacillus sp. F19:
- a CDS encoding ABC transporter ATP-binding protein: MSNIRFENVEKRYSETKKIIEDLNLVIQDGTFTVLVGPSGCGKTTLLRMIAGLEEISAGNLYIGSREVSKVDPGDREIAMVFQNYALYPHMSVRKNIEFGLKNAGIPKDDIKRRVQEVVKVVGLEDYIDSKPSSLSGGQRQRVALARAISKQPKVFLMDEPLSNLDAKLRNAMRSELIQLHRKLNSTFVYVTHDQIEAMTMGDNIVVMKDGQVMQQGKPQEIFQNPTNTFVATFIGDPGMNIISIQNYYVGFRPKKVLFQQDDQFKGFKTNGKIKTREILGDDTLYSCETIYGSICVKSNEEREYGDSLPLYVKYEDLYFFNQNGDRIYDMQDLQLII; encoded by the coding sequence ATGTCAAATATAAGGTTTGAAAATGTTGAGAAGAGATATTCCGAAACGAAAAAGATTATTGAAGACTTGAATTTAGTGATTCAAGACGGTACTTTTACTGTTCTGGTAGGTCCATCAGGATGCGGCAAAACAACATTGCTAAGGATGATTGCAGGTTTGGAAGAAATATCAGCCGGTAACTTGTATATAGGAAGCCGGGAAGTATCGAAGGTTGATCCTGGAGATAGAGAAATTGCGATGGTCTTTCAAAACTATGCTTTATATCCGCATATGTCCGTTAGAAAAAATATTGAATTCGGATTGAAAAATGCAGGAATACCGAAAGATGATATCAAGAGAAGAGTGCAAGAAGTCGTCAAAGTGGTAGGGCTAGAAGATTATATTGATAGTAAGCCATCGTCCCTTTCAGGAGGACAGCGACAAAGGGTTGCACTTGCGAGAGCCATTTCAAAACAGCCGAAGGTCTTCCTAATGGACGAACCTCTGTCTAATTTAGATGCAAAATTACGTAATGCGATGAGGAGCGAACTAATCCAATTGCATCGAAAATTGAATTCAACCTTTGTATACGTTACACACGACCAAATCGAGGCCATGACGATGGGTGATAATATTGTCGTGATGAAGGACGGACAAGTAATGCAGCAAGGAAAACCACAGGAGATATTTCAAAATCCTACAAATACTTTTGTTGCAACCTTTATCGGTGACCCTGGAATGAATATCATTAGTATTCAAAACTATTATGTTGGGTTTAGACCAAAAAAAGTACTTTTTCAGCAGGATGATCAATTTAAAGGCTTCAAAACAAATGGGAAAATTAAAACCAGGGAAATATTAGGTGACGATACGCTTTACTCATGCGAAACAATATATGGATCAATCTGTGTTAAGAGTAATGAGGAACGAGAATACGGGGATAGTCTTCCTCTTTATGTAAAATACGAGGACCTATACTTTTTCAATCAAAATGGAGATAGGATATACGACATGCAAGATTTGCAATTAATTATCTAA
- a CDS encoding sugar ABC transporter permease yields the protein MDADNRVETKFEDKIKIPGNSFLSSLFTYLKYTVNSLAKNPYILIAPALLLALVFTFYPVFFAIYNSFFKWDIITGEKGFIGLQNYYSLFTDITFMIVIKNTFIYTLFTVVFGLIFSLLIGIFLNKKSPVVDAVQTVVFTPHIISFVSVSVLWMLLLDPQTGLVNFLLEKVGLEPQLWMMSEKTSLLSIIIVSIWKGLGYTVLMVIAGLQSIPREIYEAARLDKANSFKTLIHITIPLISPTLFFLFITSMIGSFSSFDIVNLMTEGGPNHSSNLLVHWIYETGFLNFRIGPAMAASVLFLIIIGFISFVNFKLFGKKVHY from the coding sequence GTGGATGCTGACAATCGAGTTGAAACGAAATTTGAAGATAAAATAAAAATTCCAGGAAATTCATTTTTATCATCCTTGTTCACTTATCTAAAATATACAGTGAATTCGTTGGCTAAGAATCCCTATATACTCATAGCTCCAGCATTATTGCTTGCTTTGGTATTTACTTTCTATCCCGTTTTCTTTGCCATCTATAACAGCTTTTTCAAATGGGATATTATAACGGGTGAAAAGGGATTTATTGGATTACAAAACTATTATTCTCTTTTTACTGATATCACGTTCATGATCGTTATTAAAAATACTTTCATCTATACATTATTTACCGTTGTTTTTGGGTTGATTTTTTCATTACTTATCGGGATTTTCCTTAATAAGAAATCCCCAGTTGTGGATGCTGTTCAGACCGTTGTATTTACGCCCCATATTATATCGTTTGTATCTGTATCTGTTTTATGGATGCTGTTATTGGATCCACAAACTGGATTGGTCAACTTTCTTTTGGAGAAAGTAGGTTTAGAGCCTCAACTTTGGATGATGAGCGAAAAAACATCCTTGCTATCCATTATTATTGTATCCATTTGGAAAGGGTTAGGCTATACAGTTCTTATGGTTATTGCAGGGCTGCAAAGCATTCCACGTGAGATTTACGAAGCAGCAAGGTTAGACAAGGCCAACTCATTTAAAACGTTGATTCATATTACAATACCACTTATCTCACCGACTTTGTTCTTTCTCTTTATCACATCTATGATTGGCTCATTTAGTTCGTTTGATATTGTTAATTTAATGACAGAAGGGGGACCTAATCATTCTTCCAATCTATTGGTTCACTGGATTTATGAGACGGGATTCCTTAACTTTAGAATTGGACCAGCAATGGCAGCCTCTGTCCTATTTCTAATTATTATCGGATTTATTTCATTCGTAAATTTCAAATTATTCGGAAAGAAAGTACATTATTAA
- a CDS encoding carbohydrate ABC transporter permease, translating into MSVYYWGKKVLNILLLLLLLVIYLFPFYWMITTSLKSELEAMGFPPSFFPTEIHLENYMTAWTHTNLFHYLKNSIIVTVLTVIGQLLICVPAAYAFAKKKFKLSKVFFGLILFDLMVPIQVTFLPNYILLTNIGWIDTYKALIVPSLYSSFAIFFMTQTFKQIPDEILDAAKLDKTSEMKMITQIMLPMAKPIIITVALFTFISKWNDYFWTLIVTNSDAVRTLPIAMKSLLGAGDGLIQWNIVMAGNVILVAPLIILYVIANKQIKQAFVYGGIK; encoded by the coding sequence TTGAGCGTATATTATTGGGGAAAAAAGGTATTAAATATATTGTTGTTACTCTTATTATTAGTGATATATTTATTTCCCTTTTACTGGATGATTACAACATCACTAAAATCAGAACTTGAAGCGATGGGGTTCCCGCCCAGTTTTTTTCCTACAGAAATTCACCTTGAAAACTATATGACTGCTTGGACACATACAAATCTATTTCACTATTTAAAGAATTCGATTATCGTGACTGTGTTAACGGTAATTGGGCAACTACTCATTTGTGTACCAGCTGCTTATGCGTTTGCGAAAAAGAAGTTTAAGCTATCCAAAGTATTTTTTGGATTGATCCTTTTTGACTTAATGGTACCAATTCAAGTAACTTTCCTTCCTAATTATATTCTCTTAACGAATATAGGATGGATTGATACTTACAAAGCTTTAATCGTTCCATCTTTATATTCATCTTTTGCCATATTTTTTATGACCCAAACCTTTAAGCAAATCCCGGATGAAATATTAGATGCAGCTAAATTAGATAAGACTTCGGAAATGAAAATGATAACCCAAATTATGTTGCCTATGGCTAAGCCCATCATAATAACAGTAGCATTATTTACCTTCATATCAAAGTGGAACGATTATTTCTGGACACTGATTGTAACAAATTCCGATGCAGTTCGAACTCTGCCGATTGCGATGAAAAGTTTACTCGGAGCGGGAGATGGTCTCATTCAATGGAATATTGTTATGGCTGGTAATGTGATACTCGTTGCTCCGCTGATTATTCTTTATGTTATAGCCAATAAGCAAATAAAACAGGCCTTCGTATATGGAGGAATTAAATAA
- a CDS encoding ABC transporter substrate-binding protein, whose protein sequence is MKMLNMGKGISAALALLLILTGCNSETSSEPEETREQEEVEITVWSIWDNEGSGALLYEAAEQFSEENPNINVTVQGQGGYDGVAEKLNNALVTKTTPTIVQIEESLIARYGPVAEDLTKYMDKEVTDNYIDGLLRSSYEDDTLKAVPMNRSTPILYVNVDLLKEAGLPEEGPQTWEELKTFAEKLTNKEKGIIGFGGHWDTDAWFWESALYSYGGEVVNEDGSEVAFNNEKGYKIVELFQDMTKNGQMLSVYGAQGSQSSMIASQFLEGKVGMMLDSIAAMGGLYKNNENNIDIQAVYQPVGTEHSVVTGGANMIMMKDKTEEEKQAAGEFLEYLASDEFSAKFAIESGYFPTTKSSLETPEMKKIYEENPSYKVAIDQLQYAHKRPWQKNWREMYQVIVEELEVALVDLERDPKEVIDTAAKKSQKIIDENK, encoded by the coding sequence ATGAAAATGTTAAATATGGGAAAGGGTATTTCTGCGGCATTAGCTTTATTGTTAATTCTTACAGGGTGTAACTCTGAAACTAGTAGTGAACCTGAAGAGACTAGAGAACAAGAAGAAGTTGAAATCACTGTCTGGTCCATTTGGGACAATGAAGGATCAGGAGCACTGCTTTATGAGGCTGCAGAACAGTTCTCAGAGGAAAATCCTAACATCAATGTAACTGTACAGGGGCAAGGGGGATACGATGGTGTCGCAGAAAAGCTAAACAATGCATTAGTAACCAAAACTACTCCGACAATTGTCCAAATAGAAGAATCCTTAATCGCTAGATACGGTCCTGTTGCAGAAGATCTAACAAAGTATATGGATAAAGAAGTCACAGATAACTATATTGATGGGCTTTTACGTTCTAGTTATGAAGATGATACTTTAAAAGCAGTTCCGATGAATAGAAGTACACCTATACTGTATGTAAATGTAGATTTGCTGAAAGAAGCTGGGTTGCCAGAGGAGGGTCCACAAACTTGGGAAGAACTAAAAACTTTTGCTGAAAAACTAACAAACAAGGAAAAAGGAATCATTGGATTTGGCGGTCATTGGGATACGGATGCATGGTTTTGGGAATCTGCTCTGTATTCTTATGGCGGAGAAGTAGTGAATGAAGATGGAAGCGAAGTGGCATTCAATAATGAAAAGGGCTATAAAATTGTAGAGTTGTTCCAAGATATGACTAAAAATGGTCAAATGCTTAGTGTATATGGAGCTCAGGGCAGTCAAAGCAGTATGATTGCTTCTCAGTTTTTAGAGGGAAAAGTCGGGATGATGCTCGATTCAATCGCTGCAATGGGCGGCCTATATAAAAACAATGAAAACAATATCGATATTCAAGCGGTTTATCAGCCTGTAGGTACGGAGCATTCAGTTGTGACAGGCGGAGCAAATATGATCATGATGAAAGATAAAACTGAAGAAGAAAAACAGGCAGCAGGTGAATTTCTTGAATATTTAGCAAGTGATGAGTTTTCAGCTAAATTTGCTATTGAATCAGGTTATTTTCCGACTACAAAATCTTCTTTAGAAACACCAGAAATGAAAAAAATCTATGAAGAAAATCCATCTTATAAAGTCGCTATTGATCAGCTCCAATATGCACACAAACGTCCTTGGCAAAAAAACTGGCGTGAAATGTACCAAGTAATTGTAGAAGAACTTGAAGTGGCGCTTGTAGATCTTGAAAGAGATCCGAAAGAGGTAATTGATACAGCAGCTAAAAAATCGCAAAAAATTATCGACGAAAATAAGTAA
- a CDS encoding CehA/McbA family metallohydrolase, whose translation MKTTFISTGNWYKGNLHGHSTVSDGRLTPEQVREEYKKKGYNFIVHSEHDIYTDFQFANEPEFITIPGFEASIPTPEDDYRIYHLNVFLGTDEMIGQATMPLFNHLENTPIKEWEGLQTVQEFINEMNSRGYMVMFNHPHWSTIELEDVIELENLFGMEVYNHCSQWLENMGESDILWETLLRRGKKLWGTATDDNHNGFPVDSAKCDSFGGWIVVKAEELTRNAIMDAISKGSFYASTGPSIYDFKVENNEVIFKCSPVQRIYLNGDLRQYQIEISETGEDTLTELRKTLRGDERFLRIECIDQYGKKAYTNPIYLD comes from the coding sequence ATGAAAACAACTTTTATCAGCACAGGTAATTGGTATAAAGGAAATTTGCATGGTCACTCTACTGTTTCAGATGGACGTTTAACTCCGGAGCAAGTAAGAGAGGAATACAAGAAAAAAGGATACAATTTTATTGTCCATTCCGAGCATGATATTTATACAGACTTTCAGTTTGCTAATGAACCAGAGTTTATCACCATTCCGGGATTTGAGGCCAGTATCCCAACACCTGAGGACGATTACCGGATTTATCATTTAAACGTTTTTTTAGGGACAGACGAAATGATTGGACAGGCAACGATGCCATTGTTTAACCATTTAGAGAACACTCCTATCAAAGAGTGGGAAGGATTGCAAACTGTTCAAGAATTTATTAATGAAATGAATAGCAGAGGATACATGGTGATGTTTAATCATCCCCACTGGTCAACTATTGAACTTGAAGACGTGATTGAGCTTGAGAATCTTTTTGGCATGGAAGTTTATAACCATTGTTCACAATGGCTGGAGAATATGGGCGAATCCGATATCTTGTGGGAGACGTTATTAAGAAGGGGTAAAAAGCTTTGGGGAACAGCAACTGATGATAATCACAATGGTTTTCCAGTTGATTCCGCCAAATGTGATTCTTTTGGTGGATGGATTGTGGTCAAGGCTGAAGAATTAACAAGAAATGCAATCATGGATGCTATTTCAAAAGGGAGTTTCTACGCCTCAACTGGACCAAGCATTTATGATTTCAAAGTTGAAAACAATGAGGTCATTTTTAAATGTTCACCAGTGCAAAGAATTTATCTAAATGGTGATTTGCGCCAATACCAAATTGAAATAAGTGAAACAGGTGAGGATACTCTTACCGAGCTTAGAAAAACGTTAAGAGGCGATGAGAGGTTTTTACGTATAGAGTGTATCGACCAATATGGAAAGAAAGCATACACAAATCCTATATATTTGGACTAA
- the hisJ gene encoding histidinol-phosphatase HisJ, whose protein sequence is MILSNYHCHCNLCDGKGTMEEYVKRAIELNFASFGFSCHAPMPFAFDWSMKKEDLSFYIKEVDRLKKEYGYLMEIYLGLEIDFFNDKTENRIELYNKLGLDYYIGSIHCIYHPREKQFLSLDYSKELFSYILTDIFKGDIKAFVREYYQQIQNMVTLHAPPIIGHLDLIKKFNKGNDFFDESEDWYMEEIKQVLKVIKSKHGIIEINTGGISRGYTTDYYPSFPILKECNRLEIPITINSDAHSVENLDFHLREAELVAKEAGYEKKYVLLNKEWKSVEI, encoded by the coding sequence ATGATTTTATCAAACTACCACTGCCATTGTAACTTATGTGATGGAAAAGGAACAATGGAAGAGTATGTGAAACGGGCAATTGAGCTAAATTTTGCAAGCTTCGGTTTTTCATGTCATGCACCTATGCCATTTGCATTTGATTGGTCCATGAAAAAGGAGGATCTATCTTTTTATATAAAGGAAGTAGATCGTTTAAAGAAGGAATATGGCTATTTAATGGAAATCTATCTTGGTCTGGAAATAGACTTCTTTAATGATAAAACAGAAAATCGTATTGAATTATACAATAAACTTGGACTGGATTATTATATTGGTTCTATTCATTGTATTTATCATCCACGGGAAAAACAGTTTTTGTCCTTAGATTATAGCAAGGAGCTGTTTTCTTATATATTGACCGATATATTTAAGGGAGATATAAAAGCTTTTGTAAGGGAGTATTATCAGCAAATTCAAAATATGGTTACTCTACATGCACCTCCTATTATTGGTCATCTAGATTTAATAAAAAAGTTTAATAAAGGTAATGACTTTTTTGATGAATCGGAAGACTGGTATATGGAAGAAATCAAACAGGTTCTAAAAGTTATTAAAAGTAAACATGGTATAATTGAAATTAATACTGGAGGGATTTCAAGAGGCTATACTACTGATTACTATCCCTCTTTTCCTATTCTTAAGGAATGTAACCGTTTAGAGATTCCTATTACAATTAATTCAGACGCACATTCAGTTGAAAACCTAGACTTTCATTTGAGAGAAGCTGAGTTAGTGGCTAAGGAAGCAGGGTACGAAAAGAAATATGTGCTTCTAAATAAAGAATGGAAGAGTGTCGAGATATAA
- a CDS encoding DeoR/GlpR family DNA-binding transcription regulator — translation MLSVERHQIILNHLNLHGKITIHELLDQLKVSKQTIRRDLEHLEQQGKLTKVHGGAVKKVISEKYEPSFNERINVNIEEKKKIGARAAEMIQDGDVVAFGIGTTTLQVANNIRNKKNLTILLSCVRTLNSLIELKRAGIFTGKIIFLAGEINTDLMAGLGSLTLQNMHQFQIDKAFIGGNGITLEHGLSTYDIEDGNFLKKLISISKEVTLVIDHSKRGISSLYHFAKIEQIQNVISTADVPEDWKEVLQDKNIQWIKV, via the coding sequence ATGCTATCTGTAGAAAGACATCAAATTATTTTGAATCACCTTAATCTTCATGGGAAAATCACTATTCATGAATTGCTTGACCAATTGAAGGTGTCAAAACAAACAATTCGCCGAGATTTGGAGCATTTGGAGCAGCAAGGGAAGTTAACAAAGGTCCATGGAGGAGCTGTAAAAAAAGTAATATCAGAAAAGTATGAGCCTTCTTTTAATGAAAGAATCAACGTCAACATTGAAGAAAAGAAAAAAATTGGTGCTCGGGCAGCTGAAATGATTCAAGATGGAGATGTGGTTGCGTTTGGAATAGGAACAACTACATTACAAGTAGCAAATAACATCCGTAACAAAAAGAATCTAACTATATTATTGAGCTGTGTAAGAACGTTAAACTCTTTAATAGAATTAAAACGGGCCGGCATTTTCACAGGTAAAATAATTTTCCTTGCTGGAGAGATCAACACCGATTTAATGGCTGGCTTAGGATCATTAACACTACAAAATATGCATCAATTTCAGATTGATAAAGCCTTTATTGGAGGAAATGGAATAACATTGGAGCATGGGCTCAGTACGTATGATATCGAGGATGGAAATTTTTTAAAAAAGTTAATTTCCATTTCTAAAGAAGTGACGCTTGTTATCGATCACTCAAAAAGAGGAATCAGTTCATTATATCATTTTGCAAAAATTGAGCAGATCCAAAATGTCATTAGTACCGCAGATGTACCTGAAGATTGGAAGGAAGTACTTCAAGATAAAAACATTCAATGGATTAAAGTGTAA
- a CDS encoding alkaline phosphatase D family protein, which yields MDRRYFLQASSKVAALTVGLTIANSLFGNSTQAAEPEFNSYPFTLGVASGDPLPDGVVLWTRIAPDPLNGGGMKAYDVPVRWEVSADEGFRQIVKHGVEFARHQLGHSVHVEVEGLDPNSIYYYRFKVGSDMSPVGRTKTLPAFNTDVSRMTFAFASCQNWQIGYYTAFKHMAQEDLDLVIHLGDYIYEGGISNDGVRPHNSDEIRTLEDYRNRYALYKSDTNLQAAHAAFPWVVTMDDHEVDNNFAGLIPSTYEPVEQFIKRRADAYQAYYEHMPLRRSSLPDGEGMQLYRRLAVGHLVDFHVLDTRQYRDDQANGDGRDEPNAESMDPNRSLTGDEQERWILDGLSQSKTRWHVLAQQVFFAERDFKDGEGEEVSMDAWDGYSANRERILNFIKDNGISNFVVLTGDVHNSWANEIKSDFKDQNSANLGVEFVGTSISSGGDGSDINNTTPVILAENPHIKFFNNYRGYVRCTVTPETWTTDYRVVPYVRRPDAPIATRATFIVENGKNELKKIYDVPLTVTSQ from the coding sequence ATGGACCGGCGTTATTTTCTTCAGGCTAGTAGTAAGGTTGCAGCACTCACAGTTGGCTTGACTATTGCTAATTCGTTATTTGGTAATAGCACTCAAGCGGCAGAACCGGAGTTTAACTCGTATCCGTTTACCCTTGGAGTTGCATCCGGGGATCCATTGCCAGATGGAGTGGTACTTTGGACTAGAATTGCACCCGATCCGCTGAATGGGGGTGGAATGAAAGCATATGATGTCCCCGTAAGATGGGAGGTTTCTGCTGACGAAGGATTCCGCCAAATCGTAAAGCATGGAGTAGAGTTTGCAAGACACCAGTTGGGACATTCGGTGCATGTTGAAGTCGAAGGTCTAGATCCAAATTCGATTTATTACTATCGCTTTAAAGTCGGATCGGATATGAGCCCTGTAGGTCGTACAAAAACATTACCTGCCTTTAATACCGATGTTTCCAGGATGACGTTTGCCTTTGCATCTTGTCAGAACTGGCAAATTGGATATTATACCGCCTTTAAACATATGGCACAGGAAGATCTCGATTTGGTCATCCATCTTGGCGACTACATTTATGAGGGTGGGATCAGTAATGATGGTGTTCGTCCGCATAACAGTGACGAGATTAGAACACTAGAAGATTATCGGAACCGATACGCCCTTTACAAAAGTGATACGAATTTGCAGGCAGCCCATGCAGCATTTCCTTGGGTAGTCACAATGGATGACCATGAAGTGGATAATAACTTTGCCGGTCTGATTCCAAGTACTTATGAACCAGTGGAGCAGTTTATAAAGCGGCGTGCAGATGCCTACCAAGCCTATTATGAACATATGCCCCTGAGGCGTTCATCCTTGCCAGATGGAGAGGGGATGCAATTATATAGAAGGCTTGCTGTTGGTCATTTAGTCGATTTTCATGTTCTTGATACTCGCCAATATCGAGATGATCAAGCAAATGGAGACGGTAGAGATGAACCAAATGCTGAATCAATGGATCCGAACCGTTCCCTTACTGGGGACGAACAGGAGAGATGGATCCTTGATGGTCTTAGTCAGTCAAAAACTCGCTGGCATGTTCTTGCTCAACAGGTATTTTTTGCAGAGAGGGACTTCAAGGATGGGGAAGGCGAGGAAGTTAGTATGGATGCATGGGATGGATATTCCGCAAATCGCGAACGTATACTAAACTTCATTAAAGACAATGGGATTTCCAATTTTGTTGTGCTGACTGGTGATGTGCACAACAGCTGGGCGAATGAAATCAAAAGTGATTTCAAGGATCAGAACTCAGCAAATCTAGGAGTTGAGTTTGTCGGAACGTCGATTTCTTCAGGAGGAGACGGCTCAGATATTAACAATACAACTCCGGTGATCCTTGCTGAGAATCCGCATATTAAATTTTTTAACAATTACCGCGGTTATGTACGTTGCACGGTAACTCCTGAAACTTGGACTACTGATTACCGAGTTGTACCCTATGTTAGACGTCCTGATGCACCGATTGCAACACGGGCAACGTTTATCGTGGAAAATGGAAAGAACGAATTGAAGAAGATTTATGATGTACCTCTCACTGTTACATCTCAATAA
- a CDS encoding DUF3888 domain-containing protein yields MRDDLIFILLYPSIQQELKKQYGEIKQNYCGNITQIKKLPQGSYLFNVTVQITTFEGAHSPPHDVWWVDSFVHINGITHIITMGIYVNFRTKLLILSSGIYSYCVVYILGKKC; encoded by the coding sequence TTGCGTGATGACTTGATTTTCATTTTGCTTTATCCCTCAATTCAACAGGAATTGAAGAAGCAATATGGTGAAATTAAACAAAATTATTGCGGTAATATAACCCAAATTAAGAAGCTGCCACAAGGCAGTTACTTATTTAATGTTACCGTGCAGATAACAACATTTGAAGGTGCTCACAGTCCCCCACATGATGTGTGGTGGGTTGACAGTTTCGTTCATATCAATGGAATAACACACATAATCACAATGGGAATTTACGTTAATTTTAGGACAAAGCTCCTAATACTGAGTTCAGGAATATATAGTTATTGTGTTGTTTACATTTTAGGAAAGAAGTGTTGA
- a CDS encoding IS3 family transposase, with product MTLKCEKYYLHKYETFEALQQAIDDYIQFYNNERYQERLNGLSPLEYRVQAA from the coding sequence ATGACGTTGAAGTGTGAAAAATATTACCTACATAAGTATGAAACATTTGAAGCGTTACAACAAGCAATAGATGATTATATCCAGTTTTACAATAACGAACGTTACCAAGAAAGATTAAACGGCTTGAGCCCATTGGAATACAGGGTTCAAGCCGCTTAA
- a CDS encoding ImmA/IrrE family metallo-endopeptidase, which yields MAKTKSKALEEIKDQLDQGIQELMTSEKFQKWLQFLSSFHSYSFNNTILIYMQRPNATLVKGFNEWKKHGRFVEKGAKAIKVLAPLIGKKKEKEESNNEEKEKNVLYGFRFVNVFDVSSTDGEELPTPTVKMLEGDGEQEKALLQEWIQKIDVPVIFENTGEANGYYHLIHHYIAIHEGRSTIQQLKTLIHEYGHHLLHAKGAKFEEEGSCIREAQAEAVAYVVMNHFGYETGQYSFGYIAGWSQDINIMKQIGSDIVTCSRQIIEVLNQQQPKETATA from the coding sequence ATGGCAAAAACAAAAAGTAAAGCACTAGAAGAAATCAAAGATCAATTAGATCAAGGCATTCAGGAACTGATGACGAGTGAGAAGTTTCAAAAGTGGCTGCAATTCCTATCTAGTTTTCATAGCTACAGTTTTAACAATACCATTCTTATCTACATGCAACGACCTAATGCAACGCTTGTCAAAGGCTTTAACGAATGGAAAAAACATGGCCGGTTCGTTGAAAAAGGGGCTAAAGCCATTAAGGTGCTTGCTCCGTTAATTGGGAAGAAAAAAGAGAAAGAAGAAAGTAACAACGAGGAAAAAGAAAAGAATGTTCTTTACGGTTTTCGATTTGTGAATGTGTTTGATGTTTCAAGTACAGATGGAGAAGAGCTTCCAACACCTACAGTCAAAATGTTAGAAGGAGACGGAGAACAGGAAAAAGCCTTGCTGCAGGAATGGATCCAAAAAATAGATGTACCCGTCATTTTTGAAAACACAGGAGAGGCAAACGGCTATTATCACCTCATCCATCATTACATTGCCATTCATGAAGGGAGAAGCACCATCCAGCAGTTAAAAACATTGATCCACGAATACGGCCATCATTTACTGCATGCTAAGGGTGCAAAATTTGAGGAGGAAGGCAGTTGTATCAGAGAAGCACAAGCAGAAGCCGTGGCGTATGTAGTCATGAATCATTTTGGCTATGAGACTGGACAATATAGTTTTGGATACATTGCTGGATGGAGCCAGGATATCAACATCATGAAACAGATTGGGAGCGATATTGTCACCTGTAGCCGTCAAATCATTGAAGTACTTAATCAACAACAGCCTAAAGAAACGGCGACTGCTTAA
- a CDS encoding ABC transporter ATP-binding protein, with amino-acid sequence MVFLQLNSISQTYFSKRSATTALEDISLSVREGEFISFLGPSGCGKTTVLSIIAGLFPPTEGSVTLSDQLIKGPHPKIGYMLQQDYLFPWKTVKENVLLGLKLRDQLNEQHVSNTFSLLKEVGLEGTLDMYPSQLSGGMRQRVAFVRTLATNPKILLLDEPFSALDYQTKLKLEDLVSVTLTEHNKTAILVTHDISEAIAMSERIILFSKNPGRIFRTFKIPETLRKLTPFEARQHPDFSLMFQQIWEELEHTEQNDSE; translated from the coding sequence GTGGTCTTTTTACAGTTAAATTCCATTAGTCAAACCTACTTTTCAAAACGATCGGCCACAACGGCCTTAGAAGATATATCATTATCTGTTCGAGAAGGAGAATTCATCTCCTTTCTTGGTCCGAGTGGTTGTGGGAAAACGACAGTTTTATCGATTATTGCGGGATTGTTTCCTCCCACAGAGGGTTCTGTTACTCTAAGCGATCAACTCATTAAAGGACCACATCCAAAAATCGGATATATGCTTCAACAAGACTACCTGTTCCCGTGGAAAACAGTCAAAGAAAACGTGCTTCTCGGATTAAAATTAAGAGATCAGCTTAACGAACAACATGTATCTAACACCTTTTCGTTACTTAAAGAAGTTGGTTTAGAGGGTACCTTAGATATGTATCCATCACAACTTTCAGGTGGAATGCGGCAACGGGTGGCTTTTGTACGGACACTTGCTACCAACCCTAAGATATTGTTGCTTGATGAACCCTTTTCCGCACTCGACTACCAGACGAAACTAAAGCTTGAAGATCTAGTTTCAGTTACATTAACTGAGCATAACAAAACCGCAATCCTTGTTACACATGACATCAGTGAGGCCATTGCTATGAGTGAAAGGATCATTTTATTTTCAAAGAATCCAGGACGTATCTTTCGTACCTTTAAAATTCCAGAAACCCTAAGGAAGCTTACCCCATTTGAGGCTCGACAGCATCCTGATTTCTCTTTGATGTTCCAGCAAATTTGGGAGGAGTTGGAGCACACTGAACAAAACGACAGTGAATAA